In Cystobacter fuscus DSM 2262, one DNA window encodes the following:
- a CDS encoding AAA family ATPase, translating to MSELLSPAEVQGAAERVSLLQKALNQVLLDQTQVVEQVVAAVLARGHVLLEGLPGLGKTELCKALGRLLGLPFRRIQFTPDLLPGDITGTYVLEGEGRREFTFREGPLFAHVVLADEINRSSPKTQAALLEAMQERGVTVLGQTRPLPDPFFVLATQNPIELEGTYPLPEAQLDRFLFRVQVPPVGAKTLTTLLTTRVRGAPPALPPVTDAAGLATLFAAVDRVHLPVPVADFIGRLVEASDPRAPGAPESVRRFVRFGASPRAALALAAAGRALALMRGKPNVGFDEVTACAPAVLNHRLVLAYEASLEKVGPWDVVRSLLQSTPEVPRA from the coding sequence GTGTCGGAATTGTTGAGTCCCGCCGAGGTGCAGGGCGCGGCGGAGCGGGTGAGCCTGCTCCAGAAGGCGTTGAACCAGGTCCTGCTCGATCAGACGCAGGTGGTGGAGCAGGTGGTGGCGGCGGTGCTCGCGCGCGGCCACGTGCTGCTCGAGGGTCTGCCGGGTCTCGGCAAGACGGAGCTGTGCAAGGCGCTCGGGCGGCTGCTCGGGCTGCCCTTCCGGCGCATCCAGTTCACCCCGGACCTGCTGCCCGGCGACATCACCGGCACCTACGTCCTGGAGGGCGAGGGCCGCCGCGAGTTCACCTTCCGCGAGGGGCCCCTCTTCGCCCACGTGGTGCTCGCGGATGAAATCAACCGCTCCAGCCCCAAGACGCAGGCCGCGTTGCTCGAGGCCATGCAGGAGCGGGGCGTGACGGTGCTCGGCCAGACGCGCCCGCTGCCGGATCCCTTCTTCGTGCTCGCCACGCAGAACCCCATCGAGCTGGAGGGCACCTACCCCCTGCCCGAGGCGCAGCTCGATCGCTTCCTCTTCCGCGTCCAGGTGCCGCCCGTGGGCGCGAAGACGCTCACCACGCTGCTCACCACGCGCGTGCGTGGCGCTCCGCCCGCGCTGCCGCCCGTGACGGACGCGGCGGGGCTCGCCACGCTCTTCGCCGCGGTGGACCGGGTGCACCTGCCCGTGCCGGTGGCGGACTTCATCGGCCGCCTGGTGGAGGCGAGCGATCCGCGCGCCCCCGGAGCGCCCGAGTCCGTCCGCCGCTTCGTCCGCTTCGGCGCCAGCCCCCGCGCCGCGCTCGCCCTGGCCGCCGCCGGCCGCGCGCTCGCGCTGATGCGGGGCAAGCCCAACGTGGGCTTCGACGAGGTGACGGCCTGTGCCCCCGCGGTCCTCAACCACCGGCTGGTGCTCGCCTACGAGGCATCCCTCGAGAAGGTGGGCCCCTGGGACGTGGTGCGCTCCCTGCTCCAGTCCACTCCCGAGGTGCCTCGTGCGTGA
- a CDS encoding P-loop ATPase, Sll1717 family: MAESTTAPPRRRSGNILGELAGESDREMLDAAFFETATFRELAVGEDFRFVVGRRGAGKSALFQKLHAHLEATNVPVIAERPQPEIARSFQAKLRTLSAEYDTASYITKLTWKVQVLSAALERLKKHYKFHRVDDFDFLENYHKQHPALFEKSGMNRSLFVLESVLSPGLDADEIPRIIAERYNVNALASAVSNTAAHLNQRIVVLYDALDAGWVPTPIATAILGGLAKIAAECREQDSRVHCILFIRDNMLRALSHLDNDYTRDIEGNVLRLQWEEESLLKMVAMRLRVAFDWKGENDLKAWSRFAQRGLEGREGFRTCLRYTLYRPRDVIALLNSAYQIALQAGRQNIIESDLDPSAARISRDRLQDLFREYHAVLPGLDSFARLFQGRPSVSTYAEIHTLLEDSAHAPLTGAAGRDFALLNSGAEIFSALYSVGFLGIRQPDRETFGFCHDGSDASPSTMEPLREIIIHPCYWKALEIQSTLAPEQVVMRIDDVDDAVAEGDTEAEGSSKKRVNDIRMRKLGETVDELRDIEDGQADAAKFERWVLRAITVLFGEHLENIQKHPNAAEHQRRDIVGTIKTDSGIWGRILHDYGVRQCIFEVKNYRELGPSEFRQVWGYLSGQYGKLAFIITKSPDEAMSRVEKQWIKEGWREHQKMVVVIPAFLLQRALNKLRSPTSNKEYADKILRKRLDALER, from the coding sequence GTGGCCGAAAGCACGACAGCGCCCCCAAGACGCCGCAGTGGCAACATTCTTGGTGAACTCGCTGGTGAATCAGATCGAGAGATGCTGGATGCGGCATTTTTCGAGACAGCTACGTTTCGCGAGCTTGCAGTCGGCGAAGACTTCCGATTCGTGGTTGGGCGTCGAGGAGCAGGCAAGAGCGCATTGTTCCAGAAATTACATGCCCATCTAGAAGCGACCAATGTTCCAGTAATTGCGGAAAGGCCGCAGCCTGAAATTGCTCGTTCGTTTCAAGCAAAATTGCGAACTCTTTCGGCAGAGTATGATACGGCAAGCTATATAACAAAGCTTACTTGGAAAGTACAAGTTCTAAGCGCAGCTCTTGAACGACTGAAGAAGCATTACAAGTTCCACCGCGTTGATGACTTTGATTTTTTAGAAAATTACCACAAACAACACCCAGCTCTTTTTGAGAAATCCGGCATGAATAGAAGTTTGTTCGTGTTGGAGAGCGTGCTCTCACCAGGACTGGATGCGGACGAAATTCCCCGCATTATCGCTGAACGGTATAATGTCAATGCACTTGCAAGCGCAGTATCCAATACTGCCGCGCACCTCAACCAACGCATAGTAGTTCTTTATGATGCCTTGGATGCTGGATGGGTCCCGACACCTATTGCCACGGCCATTCTTGGAGGTCTTGCCAAAATAGCGGCGGAGTGTCGCGAGCAAGACTCTCGCGTGCATTGCATACTTTTCATTCGCGACAACATGCTTCGCGCACTTTCCCACCTAGACAATGACTACACACGGGACATCGAAGGAAATGTCCTGCGCCTCCAATGGGAAGAGGAGTCATTACTCAAAATGGTAGCCATGCGTTTGCGCGTCGCATTCGACTGGAAGGGCGAAAACGACCTAAAAGCATGGAGCCGCTTTGCGCAGCGCGGACTGGAAGGGCGAGAAGGCTTTCGTACTTGTCTACGTTATACCCTTTACAGACCACGCGATGTAATCGCACTGCTCAACAGTGCGTATCAGATAGCCCTTCAGGCAGGACGCCAAAATATCATCGAGAGCGACCTCGACCCGAGTGCTGCACGAATTTCTCGAGATCGGCTTCAGGACCTTTTCCGTGAGTACCATGCTGTTTTGCCAGGGCTAGACTCTTTCGCCCGGCTTTTCCAAGGGCGCCCGTCAGTTTCGACGTATGCTGAAATTCACACACTGTTGGAGGATTCAGCGCATGCACCACTTACTGGTGCTGCTGGTCGCGACTTCGCTCTGCTGAACTCTGGGGCAGAGATATTCTCTGCTCTTTATAGTGTTGGCTTTCTCGGCATTCGGCAACCAGATCGTGAGACATTTGGATTTTGTCATGATGGTTCGGATGCGAGTCCCTCCACAATGGAGCCTCTGCGGGAGATAATCATCCATCCATGTTATTGGAAAGCACTAGAGATCCAGTCAACGCTCGCGCCCGAACAAGTTGTCATGCGCATTGACGATGTCGACGATGCGGTAGCGGAGGGAGACACCGAGGCGGAAGGATCTTCCAAAAAGCGCGTAAATGACATTCGAATGCGCAAGCTAGGTGAAACAGTTGACGAGCTACGTGATATTGAAGATGGCCAAGCTGATGCGGCGAAATTTGAACGCTGGGTGCTGCGCGCCATAACAGTTCTTTTTGGTGAGCATCTTGAAAATATCCAGAAACACCCTAACGCAGCCGAACATCAAAGGCGCGACATCGTTGGAACAATAAAGACTGACTCTGGAATATGGGGTCGAATTCTGCATGACTATGGAGTTCGCCAGTGTATTTTTGAAGTAAAGAACTACAGGGAACTTGGCCCTAGCGAGTTTCGGCAGGTCTGGGGTTACTTGTCCGGTCAGTATGGGAAACTGGCTTTTATCATAACCAAATCACCAGATGAAGCAATGAGTCGAGTGGAGAAGCAGTGGATCAAGGAGGGGTGGCGAGAACATCAAAAGATGGTGGTTGTTATCCCTGCTTTCTTGCTTCAGCGCGCACTCAACAAGTTACGTAGTCCCACAAGCAACAAAGAGTATGCCGATAAAATATTACGCAAGCGTCTTGATGCCCTTGAGCGCTAA
- a CDS encoding ABC transporter ATP-binding protein produces MSLLEVKGLRRDFGALRAVDDVSFELEAGTVLGFIGPNGAGKSTTMRILATLDTPTAGEVLLDGYSLVDTPDKVRPLIGYMPDRYGTYDDVTVFEFLDFFARAYGLTGPVRARRLASVMEFTGLGPLADKLTHALSKGMKQRVALGRTLLHDPKLLILDEPADGLDPRARIELRELLRALADQGKAVLISSHILTELAEICDTCAIIEQGRLLATGKVADVLAQAAGTAVVELLVRLLPGAEGEEAWARAERLLWEQPHVKEVSREGQALRVRLEQEGAAAAWGDEVAARLLKVLVEAGVPVCAFGHRERNLEDAFMRVTRGRVA; encoded by the coding sequence ATGAGCCTGCTCGAGGTGAAGGGACTGCGGCGCGACTTCGGCGCCCTGCGCGCGGTGGACGACGTGTCGTTCGAGCTGGAGGCGGGCACCGTCCTCGGCTTCATCGGGCCCAACGGCGCGGGCAAGAGCACCACGATGCGCATCCTCGCCACCCTGGACACGCCCACCGCGGGCGAGGTGCTCCTGGATGGGTACTCGCTGGTGGACACGCCGGACAAGGTGCGGCCGCTCATCGGCTACATGCCCGACCGCTACGGCACCTATGACGATGTCACCGTGTTCGAGTTCCTCGACTTCTTCGCGCGCGCCTACGGCCTGACGGGCCCGGTGCGCGCGCGGCGGCTGGCGTCGGTGATGGAGTTCACCGGACTGGGGCCCCTGGCGGACAAGCTCACCCACGCGCTGTCCAAGGGGATGAAGCAGCGCGTGGCGCTCGGGCGCACGCTGCTGCATGACCCGAAGCTGCTCATCCTCGACGAGCCGGCGGACGGTCTGGATCCGCGTGCCCGCATCGAGCTGCGCGAGCTGCTGCGCGCGCTCGCGGATCAGGGCAAGGCGGTGCTCATCTCCAGCCACATCCTCACCGAGCTGGCGGAGATCTGCGACACGTGCGCCATCATCGAGCAGGGGCGGCTGTTGGCCACGGGCAAGGTGGCGGACGTGCTCGCGCAGGCGGCGGGCACGGCGGTGGTGGAGTTGCTGGTGCGGTTGCTTCCGGGAGCGGAGGGGGAGGAGGCGTGGGCGCGCGCCGAGCGGCTGTTGTGGGAGCAGCCCCACGTGAAGGAGGTTTCCCGCGAGGGCCAGGCGCTGCGCGTGCGTCTGGAGCAGGAGGGGGCCGCGGCGGCGTGGGGAGACGAGGTGGCGGCGCGGCTGTTGAAGGTGCTCGTGGAGGCGGGCGTGCCGGTGTGCGCGTTCGGCCACCGCGAGCGCAACCTGGAGGATGCCTTCATGCGGGTGACGCGGGGTCGGGTGGCGTGA